The proteins below are encoded in one region of Polypterus senegalus isolate Bchr_013 chromosome 2, ASM1683550v1, whole genome shotgun sequence:
- the LOC120524362 gene encoding putative nuclease HARBI1 — protein MADLALLEDLQQALLHRDRVFIDRTDLLAESDEWLISRFRLPRAIFLDLCQQSSQLLERPTKRTSAVPVHTQVLSTIGFVASGTFQRVIGDRSGISQPTVSRIMPHVLHAIISLTSQYITFPNTTAERTKIMTDFYNIAGFPSVIGAVDCTHVALKAPTVDEFAFVNRKGYHSINVQVICDAHLNLLNVVANNDSFIVQNSIVGLRLQQSAAGEGWLIGDRGYALKSWLMTPVANPVSQKELNYNRAHERTRSTVEHAIGLLKARWLCLSGRGGILQYKRDKVCYIVKACSVLHNIAIKNGIPLDEMPIQEDRHMAEGFDPMPNAVAVQLRAGILERF, from the exons ATGGCAGACCTTGCGCTTCTTGAAGATTTGCAACAAGCACTTTTACACAGAGATCGTGTTTTCATCGACCGCACAGACTTACTCGCTGAGAGTGATGAGTGGCTCATTAGTCGTTTTCGTTTGCCAAGGGCAATTTTTCTTGATTTGTGTCAGCAGTCCTCACAACTTTTGGAGAGGCCAACAAAGCGCACCAGTGCAGTCCCCGTGCACACTCAGGTTCTTTCTACTATTGGCTTTGTAGCCTCAGGCACATTTCAAAGGGTAATTGGTGACAGGTCTGGTATTTCTCAACCCACCGTGAGCCGAATTATGCCACACGTTTTACATGCAATTATATCACTTACATCACAGTACATTACGTTTCCAAATACCACAGCGGAAAGGACAAAAATTATGACCGATTTCTATAACATCGCAGGATTTCCAAGTGTAATAGGGGCAGTTGACTGCACACATGTTGCCCTAAAAGCTCCTACTGTTGATGAATTTGCatttgtaaatagaaaaggcTATCACTCCATTAACGTGCAGGTAATCTGTGATGCACACTTGAACCTGCTAAATGTCGTTGCGAACAacgattccttcattgtgcagaACAGCATCGTGGGACTTCGTCTTCAGCAAAGCGCTGCTGGAGAAGGCTGGCTTATTG GGGATCGCGGATATGCCCTTAAATCCTGGCTGATGACCCCAGTGGCAAACCCTGTATCCCAAAAGGAGCTGAATTACAACCGAGCACATGAGCGCACAAGAAGCACAGTAGAACATGCAATAGGCTTGCTGAAGGCTCGATGGCTGTGTCTGTCAGGCAGAGGAGGCATATTGCAATACAAACGCGACAag GTGTGCTATATAGTTAAAGCATGCAGTGTGCTGCATAATATTGCCATTAAAAACGGTATACCACTGGATGAGATGCCAATACAAGAAGATCGCCACATGGCAGAAGGTTTTGACCCCATGCCAAATGCTGTGGCCGTGCAACTAAGAGCAGGGATACTCGAACGGTTCTAA